Proteins encoded within one genomic window of Desulfonatronospira thiodismutans ASO3-1:
- a CDS encoding fumarate reductase iron-sulfur subunit: MNRKLTFSIFRYNPQEPGSSPGTQEFRLEETENLNLFVALNLIREKQDPSLQFDFCCRAGICGACAMVINGRPGLACRTKTAELPDKIVLMPLPGFRLVGDLSVDTGAWFRSMNERVRAWIHTDEDFDPDAPEVVMDNHVAEQIYELDRCIECGCCIGACATAQLRSDFMGAAAMNRIARFMLDPRDKRNNRDYFEIVGTDQGIFGCMGLLGCQDVCPKNLPLQDQLAHVRRKMGRQALKNILPWYRN, encoded by the coding sequence ATGAACAGAAAGCTGACCTTTTCCATATTCAGGTATAATCCCCAGGAGCCAGGCTCCAGCCCCGGGACACAGGAATTCAGGCTTGAGGAGACTGAGAATCTGAATCTTTTTGTGGCGCTGAATCTCATCCGGGAAAAGCAGGATCCATCCCTGCAGTTCGACTTCTGCTGCCGGGCGGGTATCTGCGGGGCCTGCGCCATGGTCATCAACGGAAGACCCGGGCTGGCCTGCCGCACCAAGACTGCTGAACTGCCGGATAAAATAGTCCTGATGCCTTTGCCCGGATTCAGACTGGTGGGGGATCTGTCCGTGGATACCGGGGCCTGGTTCAGGTCCATGAACGAAAGGGTCAGGGCCTGGATACATACTGATGAAGATTTTGATCCGGATGCTCCTGAAGTGGTCATGGACAACCATGTTGCTGAACAGATTTATGAACTGGACCGCTGCATTGAGTGCGGATGCTGCATCGGGGCCTGTGCCACGGCCCAGCTGCGAAGCGACTTTATGGGAGCCGCAGCCATGAACCGCATAGCCAGGTTTATGCTGGACCCAAGAGATAAGCGTAATAACAGGGATTATTTCGAAATCGTAGGTACGGACCAGGGTATTTTCGGGTGCATGGGTCTTCTGGGTTGTCAGGACGTTTGCCCCAAGAATCTGCCTCTTCAGGATCAACTGGCCCATGTCCGGCGTAAAATGGGCCGACAGGCTCTGAAAAACATCCTGCCGTGGTACAGGAATTAG
- a CDS encoding cysteine synthase → MSDLLSLIGNTPLVEIKALSPNPGVTILAKLEMSNPGGSVKDRVALAMIERAEKFEGLGPGKTVIEATSGNTGIGLAMVCALKKYPIKLIMPASASEERKMIMRAYGAEIVLTPGHLSTDGAIEEAYRLARDFPEKYVLMDQFNNPASIEAHYHTTGPEIWEQTGGSVTHVAACLGTTGTIMGITRRMRELNPEVRCIGIEPYAGHKIQGLKNMQESYPPGIYSKKALDRIIHVRDDDAWAMCRELARKEGIFVGMSSGAAMAGVQQLAREMQEGVLVTILPDGGERYLSTPLYSIPELDGIKIYDLQKRKKAVLQCSGKKPGIFTPGPRTNFFQDPDFWRRAVFLDVLCRRLAQKGHDPNPVAAVADFDDRTLECMREKGVSREDFSRETLDSIRDLAGRIKLNRNFNFLPAAGSLDTGIEMCNKLLSRGLAYEKLRCVYFDVGRDRDYGLLAGIDPEKIISGKTVDLEDYVKDSPRDFTLLKRASLKDLKEENVLKTKWGNVRPSWYLQMAAVAAENAGHLDLVMAGEAHLFPHLDNLLSIWKGSTSLRPQCWSLALPVHHQEKGEPLPGIQEMAREMGGFHPLRMWLMSVSYHRPLMFSPKNLEMWVKNWKRLQELMGKLKICARGTRPDKETGSEVEKQCRELGPALSGCLDDDLALYKFWPQLFEFCRKMQKLLDENLMDVRDAGSCLHHLQGLDSILKIIDWQALPLAENEYPVQISELLQARARAKEAKDFVAADELRDRALSSGFRLVDTRDGTRVYPAGSKENTEEK, encoded by the coding sequence ATGAGTGATCTTCTTTCTCTAATCGGCAATACTCCCCTGGTGGAAATAAAGGCCCTGTCCCCGAATCCCGGTGTGACCATCCTGGCCAAGCTGGAAATGTCCAACCCTGGTGGTTCGGTCAAGGACAGGGTGGCCCTGGCCATGATCGAGAGAGCTGAGAAGTTCGAAGGCCTGGGACCGGGAAAAACAGTCATAGAAGCCACCTCCGGCAATACCGGCATCGGCCTGGCCATGGTCTGCGCCCTGAAAAAATACCCCATAAAACTGATCATGCCTGCTTCCGCCTCGGAAGAACGTAAAATGATCATGCGCGCTTACGGAGCGGAAATAGTTTTAACTCCGGGGCACCTGAGTACTGATGGAGCCATTGAAGAAGCCTACCGCCTGGCCAGGGACTTCCCGGAAAAGTATGTCCTCATGGATCAGTTCAACAATCCTGCCAGCATAGAAGCCCATTACCATACCACCGGACCCGAGATCTGGGAGCAGACCGGGGGCAGTGTGACCCATGTGGCCGCCTGCCTGGGCACTACCGGCACCATAATGGGCATCACCAGAAGAATGCGCGAGCTGAACCCCGAAGTGCGCTGCATAGGCATTGAGCCTTATGCCGGCCACAAGATACAGGGGCTCAAGAATATGCAGGAATCCTACCCCCCGGGTATATACAGCAAAAAGGCCCTGGACCGGATAATTCACGTCAGAGACGATGATGCCTGGGCCATGTGCCGTGAACTGGCCCGTAAAGAGGGCATATTCGTAGGCATGAGTTCCGGGGCGGCCATGGCCGGGGTGCAGCAATTGGCCAGAGAGATGCAGGAAGGGGTGCTGGTGACCATATTGCCGGACGGAGGGGAAAGATATCTGAGCACACCTTTGTACAGCATTCCTGAACTGGATGGGATCAAGATCTATGACCTGCAGAAAAGAAAAAAGGCTGTTCTGCAGTGTTCCGGGAAAAAACCCGGAATCTTTACTCCCGGTCCAAGAACCAACTTTTTTCAGGACCCGGATTTCTGGCGGCGGGCTGTATTTCTGGATGTGCTTTGCCGAAGGCTTGCGCAAAAGGGGCATGACCCCAATCCGGTTGCAGCTGTGGCTGATTTCGACGACCGTACCCTGGAATGCATGCGGGAAAAGGGAGTGTCTAGAGAGGACTTCAGCCGTGAGACCCTGGATTCTATCCGGGATCTGGCCGGTAGAATAAAGCTCAACCGAAACTTTAACTTTTTGCCGGCAGCCGGATCCCTGGATACCGGGATAGAGATGTGCAACAAGCTTTTATCCAGAGGGCTGGCCTATGAAAAACTTCGCTGCGTATATTTTGATGTGGGCCGGGACAGGGATTACGGACTTCTGGCAGGCATTGATCCGGAAAAGATCATTTCCGGTAAAACAGTGGACCTGGAAGACTATGTGAAGGACAGCCCCCGGGACTTCACTCTGCTCAAAAGAGCCAGTCTCAAGGACCTCAAGGAAGAAAATGTGCTCAAGACCAAGTGGGGCAATGTCCGGCCATCCTGGTATCTGCAGATGGCAGCAGTGGCAGCGGAGAATGCCGGTCATCTGGACCTGGTCATGGCTGGTGAAGCACACCTGTTTCCGCATCTGGACAATCTTTTGAGCATCTGGAAGGGCTCCACCAGTTTAAGGCCCCAGTGCTGGAGCCTGGCCCTGCCGGTTCATCACCAGGAAAAGGGGGAACCCCTGCCGGGAATACAGGAGATGGCCAGGGAAATGGGAGGTTTTCATCCTTTGAGAATGTGGCTTATGTCGGTTTCTTATCACAGGCCGCTAATGTTTTCCCCCAAAAACCTGGAGATGTGGGTCAAAAACTGGAAGCGCCTGCAGGAACTTATGGGCAAACTCAAAATTTGTGCTCGCGGCACCCGTCCCGACAAGGAGACCGGTTCGGAAGTGGAGAAACAGTGCCGGGAACTTGGGCCTGCGCTTTCAGGTTGCCTGGATGATGACCTGGCCCTTTACAAATTCTGGCCGCAACTGTTCGAGTTCTGCAGAAAGATGCAGAAGCTTCTGGACGAAAATTTGATGGATGTCCGGGATGCCGGATCATGCCTGCACCATCTGCAGGGCCTTGACTCTATTCTAAAAATTATTGACTGGCAGGCTTTGCCCCTTGCTGAAAACGAGTACCCTGTGCAAATCAGTGAATTGCTGCAGGCAAGGGCAAGGGCCAAGGAAGCAAAGGACTTTGTTGCAGCGGATGAGCTGCGGGACAGAGCTTTAAGTTCCGGGTTCCGGCTGGTGGACACCAGGGACGGGACCCGTGTGTATCCAGCCGGGAGTAAAGAGAATACGGAGGAGAAATGA
- a CDS encoding exodeoxyribonuclease III yields the protein MIIYSWNVNGFRAVTGKGFWDWFQDRNIDVLCLQETKAHPDQLPAKDKEVSGYNIYWNPARIKKGYSGTACFYRLEPQYISTGLPQEHLNGEGRMILMEYESFYLFNVYFPNGQMSHERLKFKLNYYDRFLEYAQDLRRKKPIVVCGDFNTAHKDIDLKNPRANEDRSGFLPVERQWLDKFIDHGYVDTFRMFNQEGGNYTWWTYRFGARSRNAGWRIDYFFVSEELRSNVQNAWIEPQVMGSDHCPVGLKLNI from the coding sequence ATGATAATATACTCCTGGAATGTAAACGGCTTCAGGGCGGTTACGGGCAAGGGTTTCTGGGACTGGTTCCAGGACAGAAATATTGATGTCCTTTGCCTGCAGGAGACCAAGGCGCACCCGGACCAGCTGCCCGCAAAGGACAAAGAGGTCTCGGGGTATAATATCTACTGGAATCCGGCCCGGATCAAAAAAGGCTATTCCGGAACAGCCTGTTTTTACCGGCTGGAACCACAGTACATAAGTACCGGCCTGCCTCAGGAGCATCTCAATGGAGAGGGCAGGATGATCCTCATGGAGTATGAATCCTTCTATCTCTTCAATGTTTATTTCCCCAACGGCCAGATGAGCCATGAGAGACTGAAGTTCAAGCTGAACTATTACGACCGTTTCCTGGAATACGCCCAGGATCTGCGGCGCAAAAAGCCCATTGTGGTCTGCGGGGATTTCAATACTGCCCACAAGGATATTGATCTTAAAAACCCCCGGGCCAATGAGGACAGATCAGGATTTTTGCCCGTGGAAAGGCAGTGGCTGGACAAGTTCATAGATCACGGGTACGTGGACACGTTCAGGATGTTCAACCAGGAAGGGGGCAACTACACCTGGTGGACATACCGCTTCGGGGCCAGATCCAGGAATGCCGGCTGGCGTATAGATTATTTTTTTGTGTCTGAAGAGCTGCGAAGCAATGTGCAAAACGCCTGGATAGAACCTCAGGTCATGGGTTCAGATCATTGTCCTGTGGGGCTTAAACTCAACATCTAA
- a CDS encoding fumarate reductase flavoprotein subunit produces MRIIYTDLLCIGAGLAGERVAIEAARAGFETICLSLVPPRRSHSSAAQGGMQAALGNCIKGDGDCPDVHFQDTVKGSDWGCDQEVARMFADNAPLAIRQMDHWGVPWNRVVPGKSCYYKGGEKLEKEESEDKSGLITARDFGGTAKWRACYCSDGTGHAMLYTMDSVAVQHGVQVHDRTEALSLIHDQERCHGAVVRCLKTGELRAYISRATLIASGGFGRIYRASTNAVINEGGGQIIALDTGVVPLGNMEAVQFHPTGIVPTDILVTEGCRGDGGTLLDVNLERFMPQYEPEKAELASRDVVSRRMQEHMVKGMGVKSPYGEYLWLDIRHLGREHITTKLREVDEICKNFLGVDPAESLIPVRPTQHYSMGGVRTDKNGAAYGLKGLFSAGEAACWDMHGFNRLGGNSLAETVVAGMLVGRSVAGFLQEEDMRVDTALVRGELKKQQERIDGLKSSTRGEAPFEVRNRMQDILMDYVGIFRNEKDLHLAVEKLQQVLQSAENLKLSSSGAGASPELSLALRLPGMVRLALCVAFGALERRESRGSHAREDYPARNDRDWLVRTLAFWPGGRALPRLEYEPATKVVEIPPGDRGYGGCEVISAES; encoded by the coding sequence ATGCGCATAATTTACACTGATCTTCTTTGTATCGGAGCCGGCCTGGCCGGTGAAAGGGTGGCCATAGAAGCGGCCCGGGCCGGGTTTGAGACCATCTGCCTCAGCCTTGTTCCGCCCAGACGTTCCCATTCCTCGGCCGCCCAGGGCGGGATGCAGGCAGCTCTGGGCAATTGCATCAAGGGTGACGGCGACTGCCCTGATGTACACTTCCAGGATACGGTCAAGGGCTCGGACTGGGGATGCGATCAGGAAGTGGCCCGGATGTTCGCGGATAATGCCCCGCTGGCCATCAGGCAGATGGATCACTGGGGAGTGCCCTGGAACAGGGTGGTGCCGGGAAAATCCTGCTATTACAAGGGCGGGGAAAAGCTGGAAAAGGAAGAATCAGAGGACAAATCCGGCCTCATCACCGCCAGGGATTTCGGGGGCACGGCCAAGTGGCGGGCCTGTTACTGCAGCGACGGTACCGGCCATGCCATGCTTTACACCATGGACAGCGTGGCCGTACAGCACGGGGTGCAGGTGCATGACCGCACCGAGGCATTAAGCCTTATTCATGACCAGGAGAGGTGCCACGGTGCAGTTGTCAGGTGCCTTAAAACAGGGGAGCTGAGGGCTTATATATCCAGGGCTACACTTATTGCTTCCGGGGGATTCGGGCGAATTTACCGGGCTTCCACCAATGCCGTGATAAACGAGGGCGGAGGACAGATAATCGCCCTGGATACCGGGGTGGTGCCTCTGGGCAACATGGAGGCGGTACAGTTTCACCCGACAGGCATAGTGCCCACGGACATCCTGGTCACCGAAGGGTGCCGCGGAGACGGGGGGACACTTCTGGACGTAAACCTGGAGCGGTTTATGCCGCAGTACGAACCAGAAAAGGCTGAACTGGCCTCCAGGGACGTGGTTTCCAGGCGCATGCAGGAGCACATGGTCAAAGGGATGGGGGTAAAAAGTCCCTACGGGGAGTACCTGTGGCTGGATATCAGGCACCTGGGCCGGGAGCACATCACCACCAAGCTGCGGGAAGTAGATGAGATCTGCAAGAATTTTCTGGGGGTAGACCCGGCCGAGTCTTTGATACCGGTTCGTCCCACCCAGCATTACAGCATGGGCGGGGTAAGAACGGACAAAAACGGCGCCGCATATGGCCTGAAAGGGCTTTTCAGCGCTGGAGAAGCCGCCTGCTGGGATATGCACGGGTTCAACCGCCTGGGGGGCAATTCCCTGGCCGAGACAGTGGTGGCCGGCATGCTGGTGGGCCGCAGTGTGGCCGGGTTTCTTCAGGAGGAAGACATGAGGGTGGACACCGCACTGGTGCGCGGCGAACTGAAAAAACAGCAGGAGCGTATCGATGGCCTCAAGTCCAGTACCAGGGGGGAAGCCCCGTTTGAAGTGCGAAACCGCATGCAGGATATCCTCATGGATTACGTGGGCATTTTTCGCAATGAAAAAGACCTGCACCTGGCAGTGGAAAAGCTGCAGCAGGTCCTGCAGAGTGCGGAAAATCTAAAGCTTTCTTCCAGCGGAGCAGGGGCCAGTCCGGAACTGTCCCTGGCCCTTCGCCTGCCCGGCATGGTCAGGCTGGCCCTGTGCGTGGCCTTCGGGGCCCTGGAGAGGCGCGAAAGCCGGGGCTCCCATGCCAGGGAGGATTATCCGGCCCGAAATGACCGGGACTGGCTGGTGCGGACTCTGGCCTTCTGGCCGGGAGGCCGGGCCCTGCCCAGGCTGGAGTACGAACCTGCAACAAAGGTAGTGGAAATTCCCCCTGGAGACAGAGGATATGGCGGATGTGAAGTCATCAGTGCCGAAAGTTGA
- a CDS encoding metallophosphoesterase family protein — translation MTEKHWIAVGDIHENAVNLQRIRKISEARGILVSGDLTNVGGRSTARMLLDEIRKVNPNVYAQIGNMDTREVDRFLEESGVNVHNRIVLLEDDVYLLGLGYSTVTPFNTPSEVSDEQLEEWLLAHRDKASRIKHLIFMTHTPPYGTKTDMLNSGANVGSRAVREFIEDVQPEVCITGHVHEANIEDHVGGTKVINPGTLSGGGYVVIRYDGVGLDAHLKQVS, via the coding sequence ATGACTGAAAAACACTGGATAGCCGTTGGGGACATCCATGAAAATGCGGTCAACCTGCAACGGATCCGCAAAATATCAGAGGCCAGAGGAATCCTTGTTTCCGGAGATTTGACCAACGTAGGGGGCAGATCCACGGCCAGAATGCTTCTGGATGAAATCAGGAAGGTAAACCCCAACGTCTATGCCCAGATAGGCAACATGGATACCAGGGAGGTGGACAGATTTCTGGAAGAGTCCGGGGTGAATGTGCACAACAGGATAGTTCTTCTTGAAGACGACGTCTATCTGCTGGGTCTTGGCTATTCCACAGTCACCCCTTTTAATACCCCCTCCGAGGTAAGCGATGAACAGCTCGAAGAGTGGCTGCTGGCTCACCGGGATAAGGCATCCAGAATAAAGCACCTGATATTTATGACCCACACCCCGCCTTACGGCACCAAGACTGATATGCTCAATTCCGGGGCAAACGTGGGCAGCCGTGCGGTAAGAGAGTTCATAGAGGACGTGCAGCCGGAAGTCTGTATCACGGGACATGTCCACGAAGCCAATATCGAGGATCACGTGGGGGGCACAAAGGTGATAAACCCGGGCACCCTGAGCGGCGGAGGCTACGTCGTGATCAGGTACGATGGTGTGGGTCTGGACGCACATCTCAAGCAAGTCTCATGA